The following are from one region of the Colius striatus isolate bColStr4 chromosome Z, bColStr4.1.hap1, whole genome shotgun sequence genome:
- the TUSC1 gene encoding tumor suppressor candidate gene 1 protein — MRRMRVADGRWGCNAWARRRQAGRLAGGGGCRGGGGAEASAPGGGQEGWRGQAQGSPQQLAERYADLAASHSEVLRKGEEREWHNARLRQENARLRLENRRLRRENRCLFRQALLGPGAGGPNKPAVDPGEEAEVLRARLGQLQEKHRRALQQLRRCRAAGGSEASERNDGELDELLEEDEEEDEQPLNKRNLLSPV; from the coding sequence ATGAGGCGCATGCGCGTTGCGGACGGGCGCTGGGGCTGTAACGCCTGGGCGCGGAGACGCCAGGCGGGGCGCCTCGCTGGTGGTGGCGGCtgccgcggcggcgggggggcAGAGGCATCCGCACCGGGCGGCGGCCAAGAGGGCTGGCGCGGCCAGGCGCAGGGCTCGCCGCAGCAGCTGGCGGAGCGATATGCGGACCTGGCGGCGAGCCACAGCGAGGTGCTCCGCAAGGGGGAGGAGCGCGAGTGGCACAACGCGCGGCTGCGACAGGAGAACGCGCGGCTGCGGCTGGAGAACCGCCGCCTGCGCCGCGAGAACCGCTGCCTCTTCCGCCAGGCCCTGCTGGGGCCCGGCGCCGGCGGCCCCAACAAGCCCGCGGTGGACCCGGGCGAGGAGGCGGAGGTTCTGCGCGCCCGGCTGGGGCAGCTGCAAGAGAAGCATCGCAGGGCCTTGCAGCAGCTCCGGCGCTGCCGGGCGGCCGGCGGGTCGGAGGCCTCGGAGCGGAACGACGGAGAGCTGGACGAGCTGTTAGAGGAGGACGAGGAAGAGGACGAGCAGCCTCTGAACAAGAGAAACCTGCTGTCGCCCGTGTAG